A DNA window from Zerene cesonia ecotype Mississippi chromosome 28, Zerene_cesonia_1.1, whole genome shotgun sequence contains the following coding sequences:
- the LOC119837573 gene encoding uncharacterized protein LOC119837573 produces MMEGRTIDYRPDGGGLDYHNSPLMAEIPVDNYSHIHRSIEHLRSIGVPPPLDTHRHLAANLTDLRRYEHPDDIPEIKPSVLRLSEFKNGLQDLRGHNDQENDVHRQMTPHDEGPKGYSAPSTPLSENGGQSLQEEKVRCLFTIR; encoded by the coding sequence ATGATGGAAGGAAGGACAATCGATTACAGGCCGGACGGTGGGGGCCTGGACTACCACAACTCGCCGCTAATGGCAGAAATACCTGTAGACAATTACTCGCATATCCATAGAAGTATAGAACATCTTAGATCTATAGGCGTGCCACCGCCATTAGACACGCACAGGCATCTTGCAGCGAACCTAACAGACTTACGGAGATATGAGCATCCCGACGATATACCAGAAATTAAGCCGTCCGTATTAAGATTATCCGAATTTAAAAATGGTCTCCAAGACTTGAGAGGTCACAACGATCAAGAGAACGACGTCCACAGACAGATGACCCCGCACGACGAGGGCCCGAAGGGTTACAGCGCTCCATCAACGCCTCTATCGGAAAACGGAGGGCAGAGCCTTCAGGAGGAAAAGGTTAGATGCTTATTTAcaattagataa